The bacterium genomic interval GCGGGCAACATGGGGTTGATTCCGCCTGCGCCCGGCTTTCTTCAGGGATTGCGTAGCGCGGCAGACCGGTGTGGTGCTTTGCTCATCTTTGATGAGGTCATCACCGGGTTCAGGTTGGGGCCCACGACGTATGGGATGATGTGCGGAGTGACGCCGGATCTGACCTGTCTTGGCAAGATTATTGGGGGTGGGATGCCTGTTGGCGCGGTAGGTGGTCGCGAAGACGTGATGCGTAAACTGGCGCCGCTGGGGCCGGTGTATCAGGCGGGCACGTTGAGCGGGAATCCGGTGGCGTTGGCTGCGGGGCTGGCGACACTGTCGTTGCTTCAAAAGGAAAATCCTTATCCCCGGATGGAGAAACTCGGGCGGCGCTTGACCGAGGGGGTTAATGCTCTTGCCCGGGAGCGAGGAATCACGCTGCACTGTGCCGGATTGGGGGGCTTGTTCACGCCTTTCTTTATGCGAATGGCGCCAACCGATCTGGCGACGGTGAAACACTGTGATGCGAAGGCGTACGCAGCCTTTTTCCGAGGAATGCTAAAGGCCGGTTGCTATTTGCCACCTTCCCAGTTTGAAGTGGGTTTTGTTTCTGCAGTTCATACTGAGTCAGATATTGATTTCTTTGTGGGGTGCGCGTGTACTGCTTTGACTTAACAATAGAAAGATGATTTATGAAGATTCCTGATGCAGATAGTTTGGATCAGAAGATCTTGCAGCACCCCTTGATTTTGCAATTAGGGGAAATGGTTGCCGAAATCATGGGCCTGAGGGTTTTGGTTGTCTATCCCAATGAAGACGGGTGGAGTCAGTATTTTGTGGGAGTCAAGGATAGTACCCG includes:
- the hemL gene encoding glutamate-1-semialdehyde 2,1-aminomutase, with product MTSREWFDRATRVIPGGVNSPVRAFNSVGGDPLYVVSGKGARIKTADGVELVDFCGSWGPLIMGHAHPEVIEAIGRAAAEGTSFGINTPREVEFAERLCELVPSMKMVRAMSSGTEATMTAIRLARGFTGRRKILKFDGGYHGHADYLLVSAGSGLLTGGITSSAGVSPTAAAEVLVPPYNDLDAVDEIVRTQGDEIAAIIVEPVAGNMGLIPPAPGFLQGLRSAADRCGALLIFDEVITGFRLGPTTYGMMCGVTPDLTCLGKIIGGGMPVGAVGGREDVMRKLAPLGPVYQAGTLSGNPVALAAGLATLSLLQKENPYPRMEKLGRRLTEGVNALARERGITLHCAGLGGLFTPFFMRMAPTDLATVKHCDAKAYAAFFRGMLKAGCYLPPSQFEVGFVSAVHTESDIDFFVGCACTALT